One Malania oleifera isolate guangnan ecotype guangnan chromosome 10, ASM2987363v1, whole genome shotgun sequence genomic region harbors:
- the LOC131165743 gene encoding zinc finger protein ZAT4-like — protein MALMVDNQQSNFKHFCRICKKGFGCGRALGGHMRAHGIGDEGGHIDDEDPVSDWEDKLGGGDPPSNKRMYALRTNPNRLKSCRVCENCGKEFLSWKSFLEHGKCSSDDAESLVSSPGSDGEEGVGRRGCGWSKRKRSLRAKVGNFNSNCPSSEEEDLANCLMMLSNATVDPMVAEPEESCASASKEEERRAHPLGFAAAMSCRVPADKAKGVAKGLFECKACKKVFNSHQALGGHRASHKKVKGCFAARLDRLDDSLADEDVITQEEFFAPSKSAMLQFEHGSSAAFALASKRKSKVHECSICHRVFSSGQALGGHKRCHWITSNSPETSSLAKLNQLQDQIEQVQQRPKFINKPEPLDLNLPAPVDDMAGGLRRDPVNPLSFEVSTEIYLQSWMGVDADAKEKEDKDNYHHYQKDIEEDQNNNNSNTSMHNNVDDEADSKVKLAKLSELKDMSTSGGSSPWLQVGIGSTTDIGADC, from the coding sequence ATGGCTTTGATGGTAGACAATCAGCAGTCGAATTTCAAACACTTTTGCAGAATTTGCAAGAAGGGTTTTGGGTGTGGAAGAGCTCTGGGGGGGCACATGAGAGCTCATGGGATCGGTGACGAGGGCGGCCACATCGACGATGAAGATCCCGTCAGCGATTGGGAGGACAAGCTCGGCGGGGGGGATCCGCCTAGCAACAAGCGCATGTACGCCCTCCGCACAAACCCTAATCGGCTCAAGAGCTGCCGGGTGTGCGAGAACTGCGGCAAGGAATTCTTGTCCTGGAAATCCTTCTTGGAGCACGGGAAGTGCAGCTCGGACGACGCCGAGTCGCTCGTGTCGTCCCCAGGTTCGGACGGCGAGGAGGGCGTCGGGCGGAGAGGCTGCGGGTGGTCCAAAAGGAAGCGGTCCCTGAGGGCTAAAGTGGGCAACTTCAACTCGAATTGCCCGTCCAGCGAGGAGGAAGACCTTGCCAACTGTTTGATGATGTTGTCTAACGCCACCGTGGATCCCATGGTAGCGGAGCCCGAGGAGTCTTGTGCCTCCGCGAGCAAGGAAGAAGAGCGGCGAGCGCACCCCCTGGGGTTCGCCGCTGCAATGTCTTGTCGGGTCCCGGCCGACAAGGCCAAGGGGGTGGCCAAAGGACTCTTCGAGTGCAAGGCGTGCAAGAAAGTGTTCAATTCCCACCAAGCATTGGGCGGGCATAGGGCCAGCCACAAGAAGGTTAAAGGGTGTTTCGCGGCGCGATTGGATCGCCTCGACGACAGCCTGGCCGACGAAGATGTGATCACGCAGGAGGAGTTCTTCGCACCGTCGAAATCCGCGATGCTGCAATTCGAGCACGGTTCGAGTGCGGCATTCGCACTCGCTTCAAAGAGAAAATCGAAGGTGCACGAATGCTCGATCTGCCACCGGGTCTTCTCGTCGGGGCAAGCTCTAGGAGGACACAAGAGGTGTCATTGGATCACTTCCAATTCACCAGAAACATCTTCCTTAGCTAAGCTCAACCAGTTACAAGATCAAATAGAGCAAGTCCAGCAAAGGCCCAAGTTCATCAACAAACCCGAACCGCTGGATCTCAATCTGCCTGCGCCGGTCGACGACATGGCGGGCGGCTTAAGGCGGGATCCTGTGAACCCGTTGAGCTTCGAAGTTTCGACGGAAATCTACCTACAATCATGGATGGGCGTCGACGCCGACgccaaagaaaaagaagacaaaGATAACTACCATCACTACCAAAAGGATATTGAAGAAGATCAGAACAACAATAATAGTAACACATCAATGCACAATAATGTGGATGATGAAGCAGACAGTAAGGTGAAGTTAGCAAAGCTAAGTGAGCTAAAGGACATGAGCACGAGTGGTGGTTCCTCTCCATGGTTGCAGGTGGGGATTGGTTCAACCACTGATATTGGAGCTGActgttag